The following coding sequences are from one Alkalinema sp. FACHB-956 window:
- a CDS encoding HAD family phosphatase gives MTLKAVLFDFNGVIINDEPLHAKLVEQILLEENLILKPGEFKQYGLGRSDRACFTDLFNLRGRVLTESLLTSLIQRKAEAYFKQLAELEKLPTYPGLEDFIFKVRAANCKLAIVSGALRSEIDWILQRSHLQQCFTVIVAGDDITTSKPDPTGYLLAVDRLNQEFPDLHLQPSECLVIEDTFAGIQAAKNAQMPVVGVANTYPFHMMQRRANWAVDYLSDIEFDRLQDLYANPTAA, from the coding sequence ATGACTTTAAAAGCCGTTTTATTTGACTTTAATGGCGTCATTATTAATGATGAACCCCTCCATGCCAAGCTGGTTGAACAAATTCTGCTGGAGGAAAACCTTATTCTTAAACCCGGTGAATTTAAGCAGTATGGACTCGGGCGCAGCGATCGAGCTTGCTTTACCGATTTATTTAATCTCCGGGGACGGGTTCTCACTGAGTCGTTGCTGACTTCTTTAATTCAACGTAAGGCCGAGGCCTATTTCAAACAATTAGCAGAACTGGAAAAACTCCCGACTTATCCGGGGTTAGAAGACTTCATTTTCAAAGTACGCGCGGCCAATTGCAAACTCGCGATCGTCAGTGGGGCGCTGCGATCGGAAATTGACTGGATTCTGCAACGCAGTCATCTTCAGCAATGTTTCACCGTCATTGTTGCGGGGGATGACATTACCACAAGCAAACCCGACCCAACGGGCTATCTTTTAGCCGTCGATCGCTTGAACCAAGAGTTCCCTGATTTGCATTTGCAGCCTTCGGAATGCCTGGTGATCGAAGATACCTTTGCGGGGATTCAAGCGGCTAAAAATGCCCAGATGCCAGTCGTAGGCGTAGCCAATACCTACCCCTTTCATATGATGCAACGGCGGGCTAACTGGGCAGTGGATTATCTGTCGGATATCGAGTTCGATCGCCTGCAAGATCTCTATGCCAACCCAACTGCGGCTTAA
- a CDS encoding sulfiredoxin, producing MARIEALPLSQIRRPLPRSNDPAKVQALMASITEIGLQEPIEVLEVEGEYYGFSGCHRYEACTRLGHETILCRIRRAPRSVLLRHLA from the coding sequence ATGGCACGCATTGAAGCCCTCCCCCTCAGCCAAATTCGCCGCCCCTTGCCTCGTAGTAATGATCCTGCTAAGGTACAAGCCCTCATGGCCTCGATCACGGAAATTGGCTTACAAGAACCGATCGAAGTGCTGGAAGTGGAGGGTGAATATTACGGCTTCTCTGGCTGTCACCGCTATGAAGCCTGCACCAGACTGGGCCACGAAACCATTCTTTGTCGGATTCGGCGGGCACCTCGATCGGTATTGCTCCGTCACCTAGCCTAG
- the rpmA gene encoding 50S ribosomal protein L27 yields MAHKKGTGSTRNGRDSNAKRLGVKRYGGEVVKAGNIIVRQRGTKIHPGNNVGRGSDDTLFALVPGVVTFERLGKSKKKVSVYPVEACAN; encoded by the coding sequence ATGGCTCATAAGAAAGGTACAGGTAGTACAAGAAACGGTCGCGACTCTAATGCCAAACGCCTCGGCGTGAAGCGCTACGGTGGCGAAGTGGTTAAAGCGGGTAACATTATCGTTCGTCAACGGGGCACCAAAATCCACCCCGGTAACAACGTGGGTCGTGGTAGCGATGACACATTGTTTGCCCTTGTTCCCGGTGTTGTCACCTTTGAACGCTTGGGTAAGAGCAAGAAGAAAGTCAGCGTTTATCCTGTAGAAGCTTGCGCTAATTAG
- the trmB gene encoding tRNA (guanosine(46)-N7)-methyltransferase TrmB: MSLIRVREHVNPLALKYQQPTEIPHWESVYADLSRPLHLDIGCAKGRFLQKMAQTDPSWNYLGLEIRSPLVVHANEWRDEQGLKNLHFLACNANKTLRPLLQSLVPGQLQRVTIQFPDPWFKKKHHKRRVVQPPLVQDLADFMAPGTEVFIQSDVLEVAEEMRDRFGNHPAFQLQSIDWLDTNPMLVPTERELATLRDGDPVYRLLLKHR; this comes from the coding sequence ATGTCCCTGATCCGGGTTCGTGAACATGTCAATCCGTTGGCACTAAAGTACCAACAACCCACTGAAATCCCTCACTGGGAGTCAGTTTACGCCGATTTATCCCGTCCGCTCCATCTGGATATCGGCTGTGCCAAAGGTCGATTTTTGCAAAAAATGGCTCAAACGGATCCAAGTTGGAATTACCTGGGCCTGGAAATTCGATCGCCCCTGGTGGTTCATGCCAACGAGTGGCGGGACGAGCAAGGATTGAAAAATTTACATTTCTTAGCCTGTAATGCCAACAAAACCCTGCGACCGCTCTTGCAATCTTTGGTTCCGGGACAGTTGCAACGGGTCACTATCCAATTTCCCGATCCATGGTTCAAGAAGAAGCACCATAAGCGACGGGTTGTACAGCCGCCCTTAGTCCAGGACTTAGCGGATTTTATGGCCCCTGGAACTGAGGTGTTTATTCAATCCGATGTGTTGGAAGTGGCGGAGGAAATGCGCGATCGTTTTGGTAATCACCCGGCCTTTCAATTGCAATCGATCGACTGGCTAGACACCAATCCCATGCTGGTACCGACGGAACGGGAATTGGCCACGCTGCGGGATGGCGATCCGGTCTATCGCCTACTGCTCAAGCATCGGTGA
- a CDS encoding glutamate-5-semialdehyde dehydrogenase: MTALQAQPDLLTLAQQTRTAARSLASQATEAKNQALHAIADALAAQAPAILAANQADCEAAQRDGISSALYARLKLDEAKLQSAIVGVRDVAKLPDPIGQIQLHRELDAGLVMKRLSCPLGVLGVIFEARPDAVMQISSLAVKSGNGVILKGGKEAVHSCEALVKAIHQGLQRAGLDPNSVQLLTTREETLALLKLDQYVDLIIPRGSNSFVRFVQENTRIPVLGHADGICHLYVDAAADLAQAVTIAVDAKTQYPAACNAIETLLVHQSIADVFLPQVAQALQSKQVELRGDAPTQQILPGIQSATETDWATEYSDLVLAIRVVDSLAAAIDHINTYGSRHTEAIVTEDAAAAATFMGQVDAAGVYQNCSTRFADGFRYGFGAEVGISTQKMPPRGPVGLEGLVTYKYQMVGAGHLAATYAGKEAKPFTHRDL, from the coding sequence ATGACTGCTCTTCAGGCTCAGCCCGATCTTCTCACCCTGGCGCAACAGACCCGTACCGCCGCTCGATCGCTGGCGTCCCAGGCGACCGAAGCCAAAAATCAAGCCCTCCACGCGATCGCCGATGCCCTAGCCGCCCAAGCACCCGCAATTTTGGCGGCTAATCAAGCGGATTGCGAAGCGGCCCAGCGGGATGGTATCTCCTCGGCGTTGTATGCAAGGCTCAAGTTGGACGAAGCGAAGTTACAAAGCGCGATCGTTGGGGTGCGGGATGTGGCTAAGCTACCGGATCCGATCGGGCAAATCCAACTCCATCGGGAATTGGATGCGGGACTGGTGATGAAGCGGCTGTCCTGTCCTTTAGGGGTATTGGGGGTGATCTTTGAGGCGCGCCCGGATGCAGTCATGCAGATTTCTAGTCTTGCGGTCAAGTCGGGCAACGGGGTGATTCTCAAGGGCGGCAAGGAGGCTGTGCATTCCTGCGAAGCCTTAGTCAAGGCCATTCACCAAGGCTTGCAAAGGGCGGGATTAGATCCCAATAGTGTGCAATTGTTGACGACTCGGGAGGAAACCCTGGCGCTGCTCAAGTTGGATCAGTACGTGGATTTGATTATTCCTCGAGGATCCAACTCCTTTGTCCGCTTTGTCCAGGAGAACACAAGGATTCCGGTGCTGGGCCATGCGGATGGCATTTGTCATCTCTATGTGGACGCGGCGGCGGATTTGGCCCAGGCGGTGACGATCGCGGTGGATGCGAAAACCCAGTATCCGGCTGCCTGCAATGCGATCGAAACGCTACTTGTCCATCAATCGATCGCTGACGTGTTCCTTCCCCAAGTCGCCCAAGCCCTGCAAAGCAAACAGGTGGAACTGCGGGGCGATGCTCCAACCCAACAGATTTTGCCGGGAATACAGTCTGCCACGGAAACGGATTGGGCCACGGAATACAGCGATCTCGTTTTGGCCATTCGGGTTGTGGATTCCTTGGCTGCTGCGATCGATCACATTAATACCTACGGCTCCCGCCACACTGAAGCGATCGTGACTGAAGATGCCGCTGCTGCTGCCACCTTTATGGGCCAGGTCGATGCTGCTGGGGTGTATCAAAACTGTTCCACCCGTTTTGCCGACGGATTTCGCTATGGCTTTGGAGCGGAGGTCGGCATCAGTACCCAAAAAATGCCACCCCGTGGCCCCGTGGGCCTTGAAGGCTTAGTGACCTATAAATACCAAATGGTGGGGGCAGGTCATCTTGCCGCTACCTATGCAGGTAAAGAGGCTAAGCCCTTCACCCACCGGGATTTATGA
- a CDS encoding metallophosphoesterase encodes MSLNFRFAVVSDIHAALPSTVWQHPSRMHLVEVGIPALEVVLERLKDLDLDFLLIPGDLTQHGEPENHQWMAQRLAQLPYPAYVIPGNHDIPVMEANEQSIAYSEFPHFYRAFGYEDPRSHDYSHEILPGVRLIGLNSNTFDAQGKQVGRLTEAQLVWLEAVLAQSTHEFVMVMIHHNVCEHMPQQSQQPLGKRYMLENAAELRQLLQTYNVNVVFTGHLHIQDVALQDGVYDITTGSLVSYPHPYRVFQFQTDRQGRHWLHMDSGRVEAIPEWQTLAQDTHRLMSDRSASYMLQLLMQPPLNLPQAEAEGLVGDLQQFWPSVANGDAVFDFAHFPEPARSYFAAFSSHGAIDNQASLHVGQSRGADSHRKSYDLQPWSLYACPLFFQPPQTEEHAVELTSHNVVGHTG; translated from the coding sequence ATGAGTCTGAATTTTCGCTTTGCGGTTGTTAGTGACATCCATGCTGCGCTTCCATCCACCGTTTGGCAGCATCCCAGTCGTATGCACTTGGTAGAAGTGGGAATTCCAGCTCTAGAAGTGGTATTAGAGCGGTTGAAGGATCTTGACCTAGATTTTCTGCTGATTCCAGGAGACCTGACCCAGCATGGGGAACCGGAAAATCATCAGTGGATGGCTCAACGGTTGGCACAGTTGCCCTACCCCGCCTATGTGATTCCAGGCAACCATGATATTCCGGTGATGGAAGCGAATGAGCAGTCGATCGCCTACTCAGAGTTCCCTCACTTTTATCGCGCCTTTGGCTATGAGGATCCCCGCTCCCATGACTATAGCCATGAGATTTTACCTGGGGTGCGGTTAATCGGGCTGAACTCCAACACCTTTGATGCCCAAGGCAAACAGGTGGGACGACTGACGGAGGCACAACTCGTCTGGCTAGAAGCGGTGTTGGCTCAGTCCACCCATGAATTTGTCATGGTGATGATCCACCACAATGTTTGCGAGCACATGCCCCAGCAATCCCAGCAGCCCCTCGGCAAGCGCTACATGTTGGAGAATGCAGCGGAATTGCGTCAACTGTTACAAACCTATAACGTCAATGTAGTCTTTACCGGGCACCTCCATATCCAGGATGTGGCCTTGCAGGATGGCGTTTACGACATCACAACGGGTTCGCTCGTCAGCTATCCCCATCCCTACCGGGTGTTTCAATTTCAGACCGATCGCCAAGGCCGCCACTGGCTCCATATGGACTCAGGCCGGGTAGAAGCGATTCCTGAATGGCAAACCTTAGCCCAGGATACCCACCGCCTCATGAGCGATCGCAGCGCCTCCTACATGTTGCAACTCCTCATGCAACCACCGCTCAACCTACCCCAAGCAGAAGCGGAAGGGCTCGTTGGTGACTTACAGCAGTTTTGGCCTTCGGTTGCCAATGGCGATGCCGTCTTTGATTTTGCCCACTTCCCAGAGCCAGCCCGGAGCTATTTTGCAGCCTTTAGTAGCCATGGGGCGATCGATAACCAAGCGTCCCTCCATGTTGGCCAGAGTCGAGGGGCGGACAGTCATCGGAAGTCCTACGATTTACAACCTTGGTCTCTCTATGCCTGTCCCCTCTTTTTCCAACCCCCTCAGACAGAAGAACACGCCGTTGAGTTGACTTCCCATAACGTCGTAGGGCATACTGGATAA
- a CDS encoding SpoIID/LytB domain-containing protein → MAIRLLRPASYIGLVSSCAIGGLVPVAQAQAPQDVELQIGIIQRFGDKGAKDKLTLQALPGDQLTIKIPANDGKVQTLTTNALTLEIALQPLPKPRVEERVIFSTHRSFETAEEQALEWRKRGIEVEIAQPDRWQVWAKRGVYKTPTVRRMLVQNLQAQGVKTAQLETQTLKEVPRATFVLSGLKYTRDRLEISSSKGMIQVDREKDDAPNRTFAGSLKLQPNAYGTYSLVNLVNLETYLRGVVPYEIGTGAPKAAMEAQAILARTYVLRNLRRFAIDNYQLCATTQCQVYFGLNGVTAATDQAIATTRGMVLTYKNELVDALYSSTSGGVMAPFHEVWRGKERPYLMGKLDSVNGLWNLMERPLSDENNLRDFLKLTQGFNESEESSYFRWKVEASLEKVTQDLQKYLKSIRHPLAGFTTIQDMQVVERSRVGRVMKMAVQTNLGFVVLEKDDVLLAFESPNSMLFYFDPILEKPRKLKGYTFVGGGLGHAVGLSQYGSYHLAKQGYSYDRILSFYFPGTQLQPLNSSITFYREPSQP, encoded by the coding sequence ATGGCGATCCGTTTGCTGCGTCCGGCTTCCTATATTGGGTTGGTGAGTTCCTGTGCGATCGGGGGGCTGGTGCCCGTAGCCCAAGCCCAAGCACCGCAAGATGTTGAGCTACAGATCGGCATTATTCAGCGATTTGGGGATAAGGGAGCCAAGGACAAGCTGACCCTCCAAGCCTTACCGGGGGATCAACTCACGATCAAAATTCCGGCCAACGATGGCAAGGTGCAAACCCTGACAACCAACGCGTTAACCCTGGAAATTGCCCTCCAGCCGTTGCCGAAACCACGGGTGGAAGAGCGGGTCATCTTCAGCACCCATCGCAGCTTTGAAACCGCAGAGGAGCAAGCCCTAGAGTGGCGCAAACGGGGCATTGAAGTGGAAATTGCCCAACCCGATCGCTGGCAAGTTTGGGCCAAACGGGGGGTTTACAAAACGCCCACTGTACGGCGAATGCTGGTGCAAAATTTGCAAGCCCAGGGCGTTAAAACCGCACAACTGGAGACCCAAACGCTGAAGGAAGTTCCCCGCGCGACGTTTGTGCTGAGTGGCTTGAAATATACCCGCGATCGCCTGGAAATTTCGTCCAGCAAGGGCATGATTCAGGTCGATCGGGAGAAAGATGATGCCCCCAATCGCACCTTTGCCGGAAGCCTCAAGCTGCAACCCAACGCCTATGGCACCTACAGCTTGGTCAACTTGGTTAACCTGGAGACGTACTTGCGGGGTGTCGTGCCCTATGAAATTGGCACCGGAGCGCCCAAAGCCGCCATGGAAGCCCAAGCCATCCTCGCCCGTACCTACGTCCTACGGAATTTGCGGCGGTTTGCGATCGACAATTATCAACTGTGTGCCACCACCCAATGTCAGGTGTACTTTGGCTTGAACGGCGTCACGGCAGCCACCGATCAAGCGATCGCGACGACTCGGGGCATGGTTTTGACCTATAAAAATGAGCTAGTGGATGCGTTGTATTCCTCGACTTCGGGAGGGGTAATGGCTCCATTCCATGAAGTGTGGCGTGGCAAAGAGCGCCCTTACTTGATGGGTAAACTGGATTCGGTCAATGGGCTATGGAATTTAATGGAACGGCCCCTGTCCGATGAAAATAATCTGCGGGACTTTTTGAAGCTCACTCAGGGATTTAACGAATCGGAAGAGTCTAGCTATTTCCGTTGGAAGGTAGAAGCATCCCTGGAGAAAGTCACCCAAGACCTCCAAAAGTATCTCAAAAGCATTCGCCATCCCCTCGCAGGCTTTACCACCATTCAAGATATGCAAGTGGTTGAGCGATCGCGGGTGGGGCGGGTCATGAAAATGGCGGTGCAGACGAATTTAGGGTTTGTGGTGCTAGAGAAAGATGATGTGCTGTTGGCCTTTGAATCCCCCAATAGCATGTTGTTTTATTTCGATCCCATTCTGGAAAAGCCCCGCAAGCTCAAGGGCTATACCTTTGTGGGCGGAGGACTGGGCCATGCAGTGGGCCTTAGCCAATATGGGTCTTACCATTTGGCCAAGCAAGGCTACAGCTACGATCGCATTCTCAGCTTCTATTTCCCAGGCACCCAGCTACAACCCCTCAATTCCTCGATCACCTTCTACCGAGAACCCTCACAGCCTTAG
- the rplU gene encoding 50S ribosomal protein L21, with the protein MAYAIIETGGKQMRVEPGRFYDVERLVGDADTAITIDKVLFVSNDGAITVGQPTVSGATVQGKILKQFRAKKVLVYKMQPKKKTRKKRGHRQEQTRLLIESITVGGQTISA; encoded by the coding sequence ATGGCATACGCAATTATTGAGACTGGCGGTAAGCAAATGCGGGTTGAACCCGGTCGCTTCTACGATGTAGAGCGCTTGGTTGGCGACGCAGACACCGCGATCACGATCGACAAAGTTCTCTTTGTCAGCAACGACGGTGCAATTACAGTCGGTCAGCCCACCGTCTCTGGTGCAACGGTGCAAGGCAAAATTTTGAAACAGTTCCGAGCTAAAAAGGTACTGGTTTACAAAATGCAGCCCAAGAAAAAGACCCGCAAAAAGCGGGGTCACCGCCAAGAGCAAACCCGTCTGCTGATCGAGTCAATCACCGTCGGCGGTCAAACTATTTCTGCGTAA
- a CDS encoding phospholipid carrier-dependent glycosyltransferase, whose amino-acid sequence MQGAARSSDLSKATYYWGLLGIFIISLGLRFWGLERLNTFVFDEVYYAKFANNYLTHTPFFNAHPPLSQYLIAIGIWLGEKLPFGDGVTNSLTGSVLKTWSYRWLNALTGSLIPLVIAGLVYQLSDRRRFAFIAGLIAAIDGLFLVESRYALNNVYLVLFGLLGQICFLIAVRIHSSLQKWLWLFLAGLIFGCAASIKWNGLSFLLGIYGIVGAAWLLKGMVHFKNGSLSPSSLSPSSLSPSLTAQEAIPGNLLHPVHNNLPSASPSNAPIAPPTPVNLCQSITQLPPIALILGLVILPIVTYLVLWLPHLQQNPNPGLWEMQQQIWNYHRGKNVIGQVHPYCSNWISWLIMGIPVAYFYRTGISPYEFLQPNAPSTGSETPIYAVHAMGNPFLWWMTTIAILFTIGTVLVRLGKGMAALTHHPSTQSQSILLTNRFWILLYLVMNYAANLLPWMKISRCAFIYHYMGASVFAMIALALWLDLALRYPNSPSSNFAKSCITLSIVGFIWWMPIYLGLPLASSQDYRLRMWFDLWIQGRPVQTTPAPEATTHRLSP is encoded by the coding sequence ATGCAAGGTGCTGCTCGATCGTCCGATCTCTCCAAGGCAACCTATTACTGGGGATTGTTAGGGATTTTTATCATTTCCCTCGGTTTACGATTTTGGGGGCTAGAGCGCTTAAACACCTTTGTATTTGACGAGGTTTACTACGCGAAGTTCGCCAATAATTACCTCACCCATACGCCATTTTTCAATGCCCATCCGCCCTTGAGTCAATACCTCATCGCGATCGGGATTTGGTTGGGCGAAAAGTTACCCTTTGGAGATGGGGTCACCAATTCCCTGACGGGTTCAGTCCTAAAAACCTGGAGCTATCGCTGGTTAAACGCCTTGACAGGCTCCCTGATTCCCCTAGTAATTGCAGGACTGGTCTATCAGCTGAGCGATCGACGACGATTTGCATTCATTGCAGGGTTAATCGCAGCAATTGACGGTTTATTTCTAGTTGAATCCCGTTATGCACTGAATAACGTTTATTTAGTATTATTCGGTCTATTGGGTCAAATTTGTTTCCTGATCGCTGTTCGGATTCATTCATCACTCCAAAAATGGCTTTGGCTCTTTCTTGCAGGCTTAATATTTGGCTGTGCAGCTTCGATTAAATGGAATGGACTGTCTTTTTTGTTAGGAATTTATGGAATTGTAGGGGCGGCATGGCTACTTAAAGGGATGGTTCATTTCAAAAATGGCTCCTTGTCACCTAGCTCCTTGTCACCTAGCTCCTTGTCACCTAGCCTAACGGCACAAGAAGCAATCCCTGGAAACCTGCTACACCCGGTACACAATAACTTACCATCGGCCTCGCCATCTAACGCCCCGATCGCGCCTCCCACCCCAGTCAATCTTTGCCAATCCATAACACAGCTTCCCCCGATCGCGCTGATTCTCGGGTTGGTCATTCTCCCGATCGTCACCTATCTGGTACTGTGGCTCCCCCATTTACAACAAAACCCCAACCCTGGACTGTGGGAGATGCAACAACAGATTTGGAATTACCACCGGGGCAAAAATGTCATTGGACAAGTGCATCCCTACTGTTCTAACTGGATCAGTTGGCTCATCATGGGCATTCCCGTCGCTTATTTTTACCGCACGGGCATCAGCCCCTACGAATTTCTGCAACCCAATGCACCGTCTACCGGATCTGAAACACCGATTTACGCCGTTCACGCCATGGGCAATCCGTTTCTATGGTGGATGACGACGATCGCAATCTTGTTCACGATCGGGACAGTCCTAGTTCGCTTGGGCAAGGGAATGGCGGCACTCACTCATCATCCATCAACTCAGAGCCAATCAATTTTATTGACTAATCGATTTTGGATTTTGCTTTATTTAGTCATGAACTATGCAGCCAATCTTCTTCCTTGGATGAAAATTAGCCGTTGTGCATTTATCTACCACTACATGGGGGCTTCAGTATTTGCCATGATCGCCCTAGCATTATGGTTGGATCTCGCCCTGCGTTACCCCAATTCCCCTTCAAGCAATTTCGCCAAGAGTTGCATTACCCTGTCGATCGTGGGATTTATTTGGTGGATGCCGATTTATTTGGGATTGCCCTTGGCCTCTTCACAGGATTACCGACTGCGCATGTGGTTTGATCTGTGGATTCAGGGCCGCCCCGTTCAAACCACCCCCGCACCGGAAGCAACCACGCATCGCTTGAGCCCTTAA
- a CDS encoding class I SAM-dependent methyltransferase, which yields MRDDSGTLFERWVAPVLQHFLLDREELQAQQDSIDWDSALSQFTNPQIIYPRYYRELSCHGFTDGYLCPEAAVAYDAITQYALPPNEDWVRQGVIDAIQSHPSRILDLGCGTGSTTCRLKEAFPSAEVVGLDLSPYMLAMAEQKALEAQLNLHWRHGKAEQTGFPDNSFDVVTASLLLHELPPAIAQAVLQEAHRVLRSGGEIILLDCNQKALRQTSFITTLFEEPHLENYAAESLDAWLGAAQFGFVRTQDHWLVHQISRGVKGVHYPNPEEALFADLEALEDLEWAVG from the coding sequence ATGAGGGACGACAGCGGAACCCTGTTTGAGCGATGGGTCGCCCCCGTATTACAACACTTCTTACTCGATCGAGAGGAGCTGCAAGCACAGCAGGACAGTATTGACTGGGATAGTGCCTTAAGCCAATTCACCAATCCACAGATCATCTATCCTCGCTACTATCGTGAACTTTCATGCCATGGCTTTACCGATGGCTACCTGTGCCCGGAAGCCGCCGTTGCCTACGATGCCATCACCCAATATGCATTACCCCCGAATGAAGATTGGGTCAGACAGGGCGTCATTGATGCAATTCAAAGCCACCCTAGCCGCATTCTCGACTTGGGGTGTGGGACGGGTTCCACCACCTGTCGGTTGAAAGAAGCCTTTCCCAGTGCTGAAGTGGTGGGGCTGGATTTGTCGCCTTACATGTTAGCGATGGCTGAACAAAAAGCCTTGGAAGCGCAATTGAACCTCCACTGGCGGCATGGAAAAGCAGAGCAAACCGGATTTCCAGATAATTCCTTTGATGTTGTCACTGCGTCACTGTTGCTCCACGAGTTGCCCCCTGCGATCGCCCAAGCGGTACTCCAGGAAGCCCATCGAGTCTTGCGATCGGGGGGTGAAATCATTCTATTAGACTGCAACCAAAAAGCCCTGCGCCAAACCTCTTTTATCACGACTCTCTTTGAAGAACCGCACCTAGAAAACTATGCGGCAGAAAGCTTGGATGCTTGGCTCGGAGCTGCCCAGTTTGGCTTTGTACGCACGCAAGATCACTGGCTCGTTCATCAAATTAGCCGGGGGGTTAAAGGGGTTCATTACCCCAATCCGGAGGAAGCGTTGTTTGCCGATTTAGAAGCATTGGAAGATCTGGAATGGGCGGTAGGATGA